In Terriglobus aquaticus, the genomic window CTTCGCCCATCGCATCGAGCAGGCGCCGACCCGCCCGGTTCACGAAGGTGATGATCCAGTCCCGGTCCACAGTCAGAATGCCGTCTGTAACCGAATCCATCACCTCCTGCATGCGCGACGCGTTTGCTTCCTTCTCCGCGTTCGCTTGCTTCAGCGCCGTAATGTCCGCGTAGTGCACGGCGATGCCCTCGCCCGCAGGAAACGCGCGGATTCTCAGCCAAACATCGAACGGAGCATAGTACGTTTCCAGTTCCTGCGGAACGCGCTCCTCCATCACGCGCCGATACTTCTCTTCCAGCTCCGTTCCCACGGTGGTCGGAAACAGCTCCCAGTGGGTCGGTCCGTGCAGGTCCGTAGGTTTGAATCTGCTGATCCGGCGACTCTGCTCATTTGCGAAGACGATGCGGTATTCGCGATCCATCAGCAAGAGGCCGTCACCTAGCGAATGGACCGCCTCCGCAAGGCTCTGACTCACATCCACAGGCATGACCGCCTGCGGTACCGCACTGACTTGCCGCTGCATGGATGGCATTTCCCAGCAGTGTAATCACGACAGACCAGACTTCGGCAATCCGTAGAATCACTGGATGCCGCATCCACCGGAGAAGCCGGCTGCCACGTTCACACGATCGCAACGATGGCTCGTCCGCCTCGTGCCACCGCTGGCGGCGCTTGCCATCCGGCTTTTGTGCGCAACGCTTCGCTTTCACGAAGTGCTGGCGCCCGATGCACACCCGGCCGACCGCGATCGTCGCGCCGACCTTTATCCCTTCTGGCACAACTGTCTTCTGTTAGCTGCCTACCGATATCGCAACCTCGGCATTCGCATTCTGATCTCGTCTTCGTTCGACGGTGAACTCATCGCGCGCACCGTTGCTCTGCTGGGCTTCGTGCCCGTGCGAGGATCCTCATCCCGCGGCGGCGCGGCCGGCCTGCTGGGCGTTGCACGAGCGCTTGCCGCCGGCCATAAGTGCGCCATCACCGCCGACGGTCCGCGCGGTCCCGCCTTTGTCGCCAAACCCGGCGCTGCCGCGATCGCCACCAACGCACTGGCGCAACGACGTCGTCAGAGCGATATCGGGCTTCAGAACGATTCGAACGCCGCACACGATCCCGACCCCATCCTCATCAGTGCCTTCCACCTGGAGCCGCACCGCGCCTGGCGGCTGCGCTCCTGGGACGGCTTCCTCATTCCCAAACCGTTCAGCCGCGTCACAGTCGCCTGGCAAACGCCCCTGCCCGCGACCACGCCCGACCTCCAATCCGCCTTGCAACGCGCTCTCGACGAGGCTCGCCGCGTTGCCACCGAGCCCGCCCGCTGACTTGCCCGCCGGCTTGCACACTGCTCTCATACCTGAGTGCGCGTTTCCGACTTCCACTTCCATCTGCCGCCGGAGCTCATCGCCAAACATCCGCCCGCCGAACGCGACGCCGCTCGCATGCTCACCTTCGACCGTGCCACCGGGCAGACCGCCGACCGCTACTTCCGCGATCTGCCCGATCTGCTCAACCCCGGCGACCTCGTAATCTTCAACGACTCCCGCGTCATCCCCGCGCGACTCTTCGGTCGGCGCGCCGGCCTTCGCACGCAAACGAACTCGCCCGGCCCCAGCGGCACCATAGAAGTCCTACTAACCGAGCAGCTCAGCTCCACCGACTGGCGCACCCTGGTCAAACCCGCTCGCAAGGTCCAACCCGGCGAAACCCTCCTCTTCAGCGCGAAGGCCATGCAGCCGGAAACGACCCTCACCGCCGACGTCATGGCCGCCGGGGATCGCGGCGAACGCACCCTCCGGTTCCAGGACACCCCTGACTTCTTCGCCCGTCTTGACGCCCTTGGACACATCCCGCTGCCGCCGTATCTCCACCGCGCCGACACCGCCGAGGACCGCGCCCGCTACCAGACGGTCTACGCCGATCCGGCTCAACCCGGCTCCGCTGCCGCACCCACCGCGGGCCTCCACTTCACGCCCGCGATCCTTCACCGGCTTGACGAGCGCGGTGTTGAGACGGCAACCGTCACCCTGCACGTAGGCCTGGGCACCTTTCAGCCCGTACACGTAGAAGACATCGCAGACATTCACCTACACGCCGAGCACTACACGCTTCCCGCCGCGACGGCAGACGCCATCAATCGGGCTCGCCGCGAAGGACGCCGGATCGTCGCCGTTGGCACCACCACCGTCCGCACCCTGGAGCACTGCGCCCGCGAGGCCGTTGCACGCGCTTCCGCCGCCGACTGGCAGCTCCATCCTCACTCCGGCAGCACCAGCATCTTCCTCAGACCCGGCGACACCTTCCAGCTCGTGAACGCCCTGCTCACCAACTTCCACCTTCCGGAATCCACGCTGCTTATGCTCGTCAGCGCCTTCGCCGCCCAGCGTTCCGATCCGCAGCAAGGCATCGCCCATGTACTCGCCGCCTACCGCCACGCAGTCCAGCAGCAATATCGCTTCTTCAGCTACGGCGACTGCATGTTCCTGCAGTAACCAGCACTCGCTCTCCTTGCCGTCGAGCAACAAGTTCGCGAAACGCCATCTCACGCAATGGCGAAGAAATAGCGAAGACAGCGCGCCAGCTTGGGCCTACAATCACCAAACAAAGCGAGGTCCCCTAACCAATGCCCAAGCTCACCTTCGCCGCCCAAGCCCGCACCGCCCTTTCCGGAAGTCAGAGGCCGCCCCTGCCAGGCGGTCAGCAGGACACCAAGCCGGTCCGGTCCTCCGCCCAGATAACCGTCTCCGTGATCGTTCGCCGCAAGCAGCCGCTGAACGCAAACGCGCTGGGCGAGCAGCGCCTTACCCGTGCCCAGTACAAGGCGCAGCACAGCGCCGATCCCGCCGCGCTCAAAGCCGTTCTCGCCTTCGCGAAGGAGTTCAACCTCTCCGCAGAGGCGGACGCTGCCCGCCGTACCGTACAACT contains:
- a CDS encoding lysophospholipid acyltransferase family protein, which translates into the protein MPHPPEKPAATFTRSQRWLVRLVPPLAALAIRLLCATLRFHEVLAPDAHPADRDRRADLYPFWHNCLLLAAYRYRNLGIRILISSSFDGELIARTVALLGFVPVRGSSSRGGAAGLLGVARALAAGHKCAITADGPRGPAFVAKPGAAAIATNALAQRRRQSDIGLQNDSNAAHDPDPILISAFHLEPHRAWRLRSWDGFLIPKPFSRVTVAWQTPLPATTPDLQSALQRALDEARRVATEPAR
- the queA gene encoding tRNA preQ1(34) S-adenosylmethionine ribosyltransferase-isomerase QueA — encoded protein: MRVSDFHFHLPPELIAKHPPAERDAARMLTFDRATGQTADRYFRDLPDLLNPGDLVIFNDSRVIPARLFGRRAGLRTQTNSPGPSGTIEVLLTEQLSSTDWRTLVKPARKVQPGETLLFSAKAMQPETTLTADVMAAGDRGERTLRFQDTPDFFARLDALGHIPLPPYLHRADTAEDRARYQTVYADPAQPGSAAAPTAGLHFTPAILHRLDERGVETATVTLHVGLGTFQPVHVEDIADIHLHAEHYTLPAATADAINRARREGRRIVAVGTTTVRTLEHCAREAVARASAADWQLHPHSGSTSIFLRPGDTFQLVNALLTNFHLPESTLLMLVSAFAAQRSDPQQGIAHVLAAYRHAVQQQYRFFSYGDCMFLQ